The nucleotide sequence TTAGAAATGAGGGCcaaggttcatactttcgctagtgcaatctctcaacatcaTTAACATATTTGTATCGCATGCAAGTCCCTCAAAGTGCGGTAAAGAACCACTCCAAAGTATCTATTCCTATCGGAGAAAGTATGATGAAATCGCGTAGGtagtaaaccacctcaaagttgtgttTCCAATAAATCTTATTGTGATGACCCGGTCCCGACAGGGCCCTGAATCTCTGTGCTTCATGTGCCAGACCCTGGATTGATTGCTGGCACACATAGTTCACGATGAAATGCCAGAAAATAACACACGCCAAAGTATTACATCACAAATCTAGTCTTGAATACATTACATACCTACTAGCCCAAGGCTAGCTTGATACATTATGCATCGGGACATAAAATAATATCTTGCGGTGCCCATCCACTCATAGGCAACAGTTAAGTATAGCATTGTAACCCTACTTCGTATCTCTCATTCGACAcagaaaatcctgcaacatgatacattgcagccatgagggtcaatacattgaatgtattggaaagttacaaactttcagTAGCAACCCTACGAGTGTTCAACATGTCAAGGAAAGTGTTGTTCCTTTTATTTTATAAAAACTTATTCCTCTTGCTTCTACTTACTAGTCAAGATATTTCAACCATAGTTGCCTTACGAATGACTTAGGTCTTCTCCAACTGGTATACCATGAGAGTTCCTATGGATTCATGGTTACCCATACATTACCACAAGAGCCCCTCAGGATCGTGGTTAAACAAACACTGCCACGAAAGCCCCTCGGGATCGCGGTTAACAAACATTTCCATGAGAGCCCTCATGATCATGGTTAATCAAATATGTCCACGAGAGCCCCTCAAGATCGTGGTTAACAAGCACTGCCATGAGAGCCCCTCCGGATCATGGTTTCTCAATCACAACATGGTTGGACGTTCTTGTCCATGATTCACACAAAATCCCAACCACCAAGGTAACGTAAGTTTCAACAACATGTGGCTATCCTATATTGGTTCTGTAACTTTGTAAGGTAAATAGGGTAGAACAAGTTCAAGGGTGCAACTTGACTGGTAATTGATGAAGTTCTTCGCGCACACAATCTTGGTAAAGCTACCCATAGCTCTTCGTACAATCAATCGTAAGTAATGAGCAATCATAAACAACAATACAATACAAACAAACATACAACAAGTGTTGTGCATGGTGTCAGTGTCACTATGCTTTGAGATCATGTGCCATGTGTTAACCCATAAGAGTTTGGGAAATAATGTAGTGATTGTTAATTGGAATACATATGACATAAAGGGTCCGCATGCGACTTTCAATTCATACGAGTCCATCACATAAGGAGTATGTGATGTCAAGTTGTGGCCGCCAGATTATGCAAAAGGAATCTTGCAACTGGAGTAGACCCGGTCATGGACAACCCAGCCCGAACCCAAAGCCCgacattcgggccgggctcgggctccaTTTTCTGACCCGAAGCCCGAATAAAGCCCGAAATATGCATAAAAACATATTTTATTCAAAATATAGGTATAATAAATTAATATAATATCCCGAaaatgattaatttaattaaaatatgTCACTGTTCATGTACTTCGGGCTGGgacgggccgggctcgggcttggcaTTTTATCTTCGGGCTTTGTCAAGCCCGGCCCAAAGCCGacccggcccgacgtttgcccaggTTTAAACTGGAGTCATGGTCTATGAATCTTGGATAGCCAAGTTCATGTTCAAGTTTGACTAGCAATTCAAACTTGTTGACCTTCCATGGACTTGAATACACACACGCTTGGCTAGGTTTCATTTCAGTTTCACTAGTTGATCTTGACTTAAGTTGGGTTTTATGTTTGGATTAGTTTGAACTCTTCAACTTCATATTTGAATTGGTTTCAAATAATTTGAATTAGGTTTAACTAATTGGATAATTTCATCTAGGTTCATTAAATTGGTTAACTTATaattcaatttgaatttgaattaggtTCACCTTATTTGAATTCAAATTGAAGCCAGTTCAATTTAAGTGTAAAATGTTGAAGCCAGTTCAAGTTCAAAATATTTCATAAATTTGGATTAATTAAATGACTTCCAAAATTTAATTTAGGGTTTAAACCAaattcatattatatttattagtcTCCCGAAAGTCAAATACAAATCCAATATGACTACTAAAGTTTATTTATTTAAATTAAGGATAAACTAAAGTCAAGTTTAAATCCAAAGTCATTTATTAAGTGCAATTAGTTTCCAAATTTTACttaagtttgaattaaattcaattTTAGATTAATTTCCTAAAAACATTGTACTAGGTTTAATTTAAATTACTAATttataatgcaaaattttattcaAATTAAACCTATGGTTTCAAGGTTATAACCAATTTGAGTTTTGATTAAATTCAAACTAAAATTTCTAAAGTCAAATAATAATCCAAGATGGTTACTAAGTTAATATTAATTTTAGGAATTAGTTGCAAAATAATTAAACATTTTTATTTCAAGATTAAACTAGATTAGGGTTTAAATATCGTTTAAATTATAGCTAATGTTTAAACTATATTCTAATTAAAATTTTAAATtatttaaaatttgaactacaatatCGAAGTTGAAACTATATTTCACCAGATtcattttgcgaaaaaatcaatTAGATTTGACTTCTAGAATGCAAGCTATGTCCATTTTAACTTCAAATTCattctgtttgaattcaaattttaaagtaTTCAAATTCCAAAGACGGAATGATCAGAACCGGATCCGTGCTATCATCGTTGCCCCTCTACTATAGATGCAGTGCAACCACTGGGAGAGGAAGAAGCACCGACCGCATGCCGAAGACGGTCGCGCGTGTGTCGGTGCCAAACGTCGCCGCTTCTACCATGGATGGCCGCGATGAGCCTCATCGCCGCCCATGGGGATCAACCCCCTGAAGGACCGGTCCAAGGCCAAAACTCGATTGGTGCCAAGACAACAATGGGCCGGCGACGCAGCTGGTCCTCCCGACACCCATCTCATGGCAAGACGATGCGCGGGAGCAGTGCTGCCTCCGCCCGCTTGCAACCTACTCCACCTCTTCcactcttctctccatcatctctgtCGCCTCcacgggcagagagagagagagagagagggagagagagaggattgaGGGGATAAGGGGAAGGAGTGATGGAGACGTTCGTCGCGGGTTGGTTTATGGcaaatgacccccccccccccccctcttcaacTTACGTGGTTGTCTTCACGCGTCAAGATTAGTGCCGTTTAATCGGATGGTGGATGCATCATTCGCTGGGAAACTGACTTTTTCCAAATAACATTTTTCTAAAATTTTCAATTAAACGAGAAGATATTTATGGGAAAGAAGGAGAAAGGGGTTAGCAGACTCGACACGGAAAAAACTTCGAGAGAACGCCTGAAATTTCAGAAAGGAGAGACGTCGCTAAAAAAAACAAAGGAGAGGCGAAAAATCAAATGAGTAAGAGGAATTAATCAAATTATCAAATTAAACGGGAAAACGAGAGAAAGAAAACTTGACCAAACATCGCTGGTCAAACCAGAGCAACACCGCACTGCCTATAAATGCTCGCCACTACCGCAAACTGACACCAAGAAGGCAGGGGCACCAGTTCAGGACACTCGCCCGCTCTCCAGTTGCCAGATCTCCAGCCCCAGGAGCTCCGAAGCAGCCTCTCCAATGGCGGTCAAGGTCTATGTCGTGTAAGCATCCGCACCACAGTCTTCTTCTACCTAGGTCCACATCCTAAATTAACTGATTTTCTCGGTCTTGTTCGGTGTATCCctgtccgaagattggccttcttCTTTTTTCCCCTATGGATTACGATATTTCGACAATCTCAAAACCCATCCTAATTTACGCATTTGGAGTAATTCCCGAGATTAAGTATCACTTATAGTCAGTTAGATGCCGCACGGCTCTGGTTTTTTATTCCTTTGTTCGTCGGTAAGATCAGTAGATTGGCAGATGTGATTTCGTCAGTGCGCGCGGACGATTTGATTGCGACAGGGAGAAAATGAGTCGGAGGAAAAATCGGACTCCTAATAATTCTACAGTGTTGATTTTAGGTGCCAGGGTCTCAATCATGGCGGTAGGTTTCAGTCCCTGATGGAATTGATGCGTCAATAGTGGTGGGCTCCGGCGCTAATTGTGCTGCCCTCTTTCAATGCTTTTTTAATGCGCACCCGGGCGATTCTGCCCCAATTTTATAGTTCCACTGATTGGCCCCCGAATTTAGTGTCTCACTGGCATTCATGTATGCTATTCTGTTTTTGTATGAGCTAAAGGCCAACTGATAAACAGTACCAAACCACAAGAACAGGAATTTATAGACTTCTGATATTTGCGAGTTCTTTGGCTCCAAATTCATTGCTTCAGTCGCATGATGAACTGAAATGTGAAGTCCAAACGAATCATATGTTTGAGTGAATGATTTTTCAGAAAGAAGTGATATCCTCTGCCCCTCTGATGAATAACAATTTAATTTCAAACAGCGTTTGTATTCTTTTTTTACCATGTTATGTCCCATTTTCAAGTAATTAATTAAATTATTTCAGCAGACAACTGACTGGTTTAGCACTATCTGATGGAAGCTTTTCTATGGCCTGCCTAATGCAAGTTCAGATCTTAGAACTATGTGTATAGATTATTTCTGACCTGGACTTTTAACTACCAACTATGGAACTCAGGAACCCTGCAGTTTGGAACATTTGGATATTTTAATGCATATTTACACCTGACAACACATTCAAATAATTTAAATTTTATTTGTTTTGTCACTTCCTTGAGCTTATTAGTCTTATCTATGATGTACTTTTGTGGTTCCACTACAGGCATGTTATTTAATGTTCTCTTGAATGATAGAAAAGTGAAAGAGATATTCTGGGAAATATGTTTCCTTCCTCGTCATCAGTTCCGGCAAATAACAAAATTTTGATCGGTGCTTTGCATGCACATGTCTTGTTCTCTTTTTGTAGATATCTTTCCGTTAATTGCAAATTAAGGCAAAGGTGTAGAGCTTGCTTCCAAGTAATTGAATTGTATAGTATGAGTGATGATTATATGAACATAGGCACTATAAATGTTAGCAATCATTATGCTTATCTTTAAGGAGAAAGATAGAAAAACAACGATATGTGCGGACTATAAAATTCTCAAAGGATGCACAAATAAATATGTCAAATTGAACAATAACGTTATACACTCCTACTTTCATAGAGAAAATTTGTAAAATGCACTGTTGATTCTTCCACAGGTACTACTCCATGTATGGACATGTCGCTAAACTAGCTGATGAGATAAAGAAAGGTGTGTCGTCAGTTGAAGGCGTCGAAGCTAAAATATGGCAGGTTCGTCCCTGTCATCTCGCGTTTTAACTCACCACATTATAAATTGTATTTAGACCAATCATTTGAAAAATAATAATATGCATTTAGACCCCCCAGAAACCAGTCTGGCTATGTTGCCTTCAAGAATAGTGTACTAAGTTGTTCGAATTCTTATGTGGAAAATTAATACTGAGTGCAGTTTTTACATACATCACTCTTCCTCCATTGTTGTGCTGATCTTATATCACTCTTACCATCTGAAAGGTCCCTGAAACTCTCCCCGAGGAAGTACTTGGAAAGATGGGTGCACCTCCCAAGCTTGATGCCCCAATCATCACACCACAAGAACTTGCGGAGGCAGATGGGATCCTCTTTGGTTTTCCTACAAGGTTTGGTATGATGGCTGCACAAATGAAGGCTTTCTTTGATGCAACCGGTGGCCTGTGGAGGGAGCAGAGTCTTGCAGGCAAACCTGCAGGCATCTTCTTCAGCACTGGTACTCAGGGTGGCGGGCAGGAGACTACAGCGTAAGTGTCATTCAGCATTGTCGTGTTTAAAAAGAGAAGCCTCATAATGAAACATCATCATAaattgacatttttatcatttctCTTCGCGCTTCTCCCCTCAGATTGACAACGGTAACCCAGTTGACTCACCACGGCATGGTGTTCGTTCCCGTCGGGTACACCTTCGGTGCCAAGCTGTTCGACATGGACAAAGTTCAGGGTGGCAGCCCGTACGGCGCAGGCACATTTGCCGCCGATGGTTCGAGGTGGCCATCTGAGATGGAGCTGGAGCACGCCTTCCACCAGGGCCAGTACTTTGCGAGCATCGCGAAGAAACTCAAGGGATCTGCTTGACCTCTGCTGTCTGCACATATCGTAAAAAGGCATTTACATGAGCTCCACCATATTGTCAATAGTTTGTTCCCTTATTTTGTGGTGTTTAAAAATTTGTGTGTCTCTGTGGAACTTCTATTGCGGCGTGCGTGATATATGTGCTTTGATAGATTGGTTATAGTTTGGAGTTCGTGTGCTTACCATCATGTTTATATATAATAGATTGTCAATGGTTGTTTTGGCTGTCACTCGTGGGCATAGCAGTACTGTtctatcttttttttttttttgagaaactacTGTTCTATCTTAGGCCATCCTAGACTATAGTTGGACAAGACTCTGTCCGATGCCATAAGATCAACACCCTGGAAATGGGCTAAGGTGGGCTGACTCTGCAGGCTACTACAGCCGTGACTTTGCTTCTGTGAACCCCCGATAAAAACGGACAACTTAGATTCACATATTTTATTtatcttacagtatttcacattaTTCAAACACACTGAACACAAAACAAGAATAGAAATAAAATTGAAAACATGAAATATTACCCAGGTCGTTGATCTAAAATTGGAAGACTCGTGGAGGGCTAAGTCAATGACTCAGCGAACCAACAACCTAGATTTAGCGGAGCTTGGGCCAAACCGTAGGAGGGGCAAAGTGGCAGAGCTTGGGCAAACCATACAAGGGGCAAATGGGCTGGGGGCGACCTAAAGCAGTAGGATACCTGGTAGTCATATGTTTGTCTCAAAGATTAAGCCATGCATGTGCAAGTATGAATCAATTTGAACTGTGAAACTGCGAATGGCTCATTAAATCAGCTATAGTTTATTTGATGGTACGTGCTACTTGGATAACCGTAGTAATTCTAGAGCTAATACGTGCAACAAACCCCGACTTCTAGGAGGGGCGCATTTATTAGATAAAAGGCTGACGCGGGCTCTGCTCGCTGATCCAATAATTCATGATAACTCGACGGATCGCACGGCCTTCGTGCCGGCGACGCATCATTCAAATTTCTGCCCTATCAACTTTCGATGATAGGATAGGGGAGGGGCAAATGGGCTGGGGACGACCTAAAGCAGTAGGAGGGGCAAATGGGCTGGAGGGTGGCATAAAGCAGGCTTTTGCTATATTTCAATGTTTCCATTTACTGAGGATTAGTATGAGAAAATCGCATGGGCTGGGGGTGGGGGGAGGCTGCAGTGGCCCATATTGGCCTCCACTAAGCTCCGAATCAAAAGCGGCTAGAAATACACATGCTTCAACGGAACACTGTGGTGCTAGCTTAAACCGCTAGTCTATTCAGGGTTTAGGATTGTACTTCTAACTCGTAAATTAAATGGAGTCAAATAATTTGAGTTTTAAAGAACATATGGTTTGGTGTAAAAATAACATTTCTTCAACACCATATCATATGATTTGCCATATTGTCATGATCATTTATCTCGGATACCGACAGTTATATTCGCATGTCGTTGCTTACGAGAAAGACGCTACTAGTGAACCTATAAACCCAGCCCAATTTTCCACAAACAATGTTAAAAAAATCCACGAACAAAAACCACCACTTTACTTCTACATGTACTTATATTCTCCACAATTAGTTATTCTGAAAATACAAAAGCACTTAGAACCATATGATACGCTCACAACTTGTTGCAACTAGGAAAATTGGTGAGATTGACAACCTTAATATATTTGTTGGTGACGCAAGAAAGTTTCTAATTGTGTGCAGGGGTGGGCTTGGAAATATTTGATTCCACACAATGACACAttagttctcatggaggaacatTTACCACTTGGCGGGCCAACAAATACTGCCAAGCAACAGTACGCTGGAGCAACAATCACTTTTGCACCGTTGCGAGGGAATCAACATTTGATTCCATAGATTTTGCATTACAATTATTTATCTTCATTGTTATTTAATTTTCTTAGTTGCTTTTATTTATCATAGTTTACTTTTTTCACTTCTTAAATatcaaaaacaacaaaaataatttTATTACAACACGTAGTAGTTTCCCCTCTCCCCCGGATCCGTGGGTGGCGCGGGCGCCCAGATCCGCGGAGGTGCGGCCCCCACTTTGGCCCACGACGGCGCGGTGTCCCAGCAGCGGCGCCTGCGGTGGTGCCGATGGGAATCGGCCGACTGCACAGGGGCGCCGGTGACCGGGTCGGCGACCCCATGGCTTGGTGGCGGCGCGCCCGTTGGT is from Triticum aestivum cultivar Chinese Spring chromosome 3A, IWGSC CS RefSeq v2.1, whole genome shotgun sequence and encodes:
- the LOC123062269 gene encoding NAD(P)H dehydrogenase (quinone) FQR1, with protein sequence MAVKVYVVYYSMYGHVAKLADEIKKGVSSVEGVEAKIWQVPETLPEEVLGKMGAPPKLDAPIITPQELAEADGILFGFPTRFGMMAAQMKAFFDATGGLWREQSLAGKPAGIFFSTGTQGGGQETTALTTVTQLTHHGMVFVPVGYTFGAKLFDMDKVQGGSPYGAGTFAADGSRWPSEMELEHAFHQGQYFASIAKKLKGSA